A genome region from Polyodon spathula isolate WHYD16114869_AA chromosome 19, ASM1765450v1, whole genome shotgun sequence includes the following:
- the minar1 gene encoding major intrinsically disordered Notch2-binding receptor 1, translating into MDPTPEYSLFLERILEELDTKHSSVSYQDLCKSLCARFDLAHLAKLRSLLFYTACLDPSFPATLFKDKMRCSMDNQQSKKIMVAADIVTMFNLIRMNDQEAKEKLPHAQRPKFHKHQSIESCRSDSEICKYSDCVTNCDLLDAMEHSSSRTSPCPKSNCSNSKQFIPTSDPNFLLGVNKEIKCRAASLDRLQMLHQFSNSSPPPCEMQSTYFPMDIDSESTDQDSLHMNLGIKETFISNAEPFTVHSCVQKRTIFKEDFHNLAAFTPQVLTTDSQPSDKGVGGHNRRETHKPATFFNHSFELPYSNPYFEPISSPVQEKRRAKHESLDDLQTSTYFGPTTVMEAPNLRRPSTRQSRQTAWPVKSLSLNTEEGPNFEESFFNGKQSKDNHRLNVSNIEKGQHYQCSKEQTAISPSGFGIKSNGQKTKELSSKSSGPSVEKRDGMKRFKDKSMNCTSSQAVDIDNTSSVGTQTDQPDQRKRKEFSNTNTKYGERHTFMHSEEDSEVVSDDISDIFRFLDDMSVSGSTVIQSSRYNSNGSLSQVTRSEGDSSPEHNMVAKYSKKFDKLFYSQESSDDDLKASVCKLVLRVGEIEKKLESLSGVRDEISQVLSKLNKLDEKIQEPETNNKQNELASEDHSDNNVSPRIFQCHTTGHANKQDNNPEWCSDVSGTNSESLRVKALKKSLFTRRSSRSLTEENSATESKIASISNSPRDWRATSYSISASEEMKEKERECKERHRKSKEADRQYEIPQAHRSSKQPKDSYLIEQVFSPHPFSTSVKPHKTNPLYTDMRLTEISESKRPHPSWTIEEYKRNSGEKGKLAVLDLQTQESLNPNNLEFWMEDIYTPGYDSLLKRKEAEFRRAKVCKIGALIAAAVCTVILVIVVPICTMKS; encoded by the exons ATGGATCCAACACCTGAATATTCCCTCTTCCTGGAAAGGATCTTGGAAGAGCTAGACACAAAGCACAGCAGTGTTTCTTATCAGGATCTGTGTAAATCCCTGTGTGCCAGGTTTGATTTGGCACACCTGGCAAAACTAAGGAGCCTTCTGTTTTATACAGCTTGCTTGGACCCCAGTTTCCCTGCAACCTTGTTTAAAGATAAGATGAGGTGCTCAATGGACAACCAGCAATCCAAGAAGATAATGGTCGCAGCAGACATTGTCACCATGTTTAACTTGATTCGAATGAATGACCAGGAAGCCAAGGAAAAATTACCCCATGCACAGCGGCCCAAATTCCATAAACATCAATCTATCGAATCATGTCGGTCAGACTCTGAAATATGCAAATATTCGGACTGCGTAACAAACTGCGATTTGTTAGATGCCATGGAGCACTCAAGCTCCCGCACGTCACCATGTCCCAAATCAAACTGCAGCAACTCAAAGCAGTTCATTCCAAcctctgatccaaacttcttgcTGGGAGTTAATAAGGAAATTAAATGCAGGGCTGCTTCACTTGACCGGCTTCAGATGCTGcatcagttttcaaacagcagtccTCCACCTTGTGAAATGCAGAGCACCTACTTTCCAATGGACATCGACAGCGAATCCACAGATCAGGACTCATTGCATATGAATTTGGGGATTAAGGAGACTTTTATTTCAAATGCGGAGCCTTTTACAGTACACTCCTGTGTGCAGAAGAGAACTATATTCAAGGAAGACTTCCACAATCTTGCTGCATTTACACCACAGGTCCTCACTACAGATTCGCAGCCGAGTGATAAAGGGGTGGGAGGGCACAACAGGAGAGAGACCCATAAGCCAGCTactttttttaatcacagttttGAACTGCCATATAGCAATCCCTACTTTGAGCCCATAAGCTCCCCCGTACAAGAGAAAAGACGAGCAAAACATGAAAGTTTGGATGATCTGCAAACATCCACTTATTTTGGACCCACCACTGTGATGGAAGCCCCGAACCTAAGAAGACCATCAACAAGGCAGAGCAGACAAACAGCCTGGCCCGTCAAAAGTTTGAGTCTGAACACAGAAGAAGGACCCAATTTTGAAGAATCTTTTTTTAACGGAAAGCAGTCAAAAGATAACCATCGTCTGAATGTCAGCAACATAGAAAAGGGCCAGCATTACCAATGCTCCAAAGAGCAAACAGCAATTTCTCCATCAGGGTTTGGTATCAAATCCAACggtcaaaaaacaaaagaattgaGTTCCAAGTCTAGCGGTCCTTCTGTGGAAAAGAGAGACGGCATGAAAAGGTTTAAAGACAAAAGTATGAATTGTACATCTTCGCAGGCAGTGGATATAGACAACACTTCAAGTGTAGGGACACAAACCGATCAACCTGACCAGAGAAAGAGGAAGGAGTTTTCTAACACAAATACAAAGTATGGAGAAAGGCACACTTTCATGCATTCTGAGGAGGATTCAGAAGTGGTCAGTGATGATATCAGTGATATATTTCGATTCCTGGATGACATGAGTGTTTCTGGCTCTACTGTTATCCAGTCATCCCGTTACAACAGCAATGGGTCCCTCTCTCAAGTGACAAGATCAGAAGGAGATAGTTCACCTGAGCACAACATGGTCGCAAAATACAGCAAAAAGTttgacaaattattttattcacaaGAAAGTTCAGATGATGATCTGAAGGCCAGTGTGTGCAAACTGGTCCTCAGAGTAGGAGAGATAGAGAAGAAACTTGAGAGTCTTTCTGGGGTTCGAGATGAGATCTCTCAGGTTCTTTCCAAGCTGAATAAGCTGGATGAAAAGATCCAAGAGCCGGAAACAAACAACAAGCAAAATGAACTGGCCAGTGAAGATCATTCAGATAATAATGTCTCACCAAGAATCTTCCAGTGCCATACCACTGGCCATGCCAACAAACAGGACAACAACCCGGAATGGTGTTCAGATGTCAGTGGGACTAATAGTGAAAGTTTAAGGGTTAAAGCTTTGAAAAAGAGTTTATTTACCAGAAGGTCGTCCAGATCCTTAACGGAGGAGAACAGTGCTACAGAGTCTAAAATTGCGAGCATCTCCAATTCTCCGAGGGACTGGAGAGCTACCTCTTATTCCATCTCAGCCAGCGAGGAGATGAAGGAAAAGGAGAGAGAATGCAAGGAGCGGCACAGGAAGTCCAAAgag gcagacaggcagtACGAAATCCCCCAGGCACACAGGTCCTCGAAGCAGCCGAAAGATTCCTACTTGATAGAGCAGGTCTTCAGCCCTCACCCCTTCTCCACATCTGTCAAACCGCACAAGACCAACCCCCTCTACACGGACATGAGGCTGACAGAGATATCAGAGTCCAAGCGACCCCATCCTTCGTGGACAATCGAGGAATACAAACGAAACTCAGGGGAGAAGGGGAAGCTAGCAGTGCTGGATCTGCAA ACTCAAGAATCTTTAAATCCAAACAATTTAGAGTTCTGGATGGAGGACATTTACACACCAGGCTACGATTCATTACTCAAGCGCAAGGAGGCTGAGTTCAGGAGAGCGAAGGTTTGTAAGATTGGAGCTCTGATCGCAGCGGCAGTCTGCACTGTTATCTTGGTCATAGTGGTCCCAATTTGCACTATGAAATCATAA